One Orrella dioscoreae genomic window carries:
- a CDS encoding amidohydrolase/deacetylase family metallohydrolase, whose product MATIVLKGGRIIDPASGTDKVGDLLVRDGAILGIDVEPGGLAETIDCRGKLVLPGLIDTHAHVFRYVTGRFGLDPDMCGVYSGVTTLVDQGGPSCITLPAFRHYVAEKSETRLLAFLSAYLVGGLEGHYYPELYRPSCLDVAATVKSARANLDLVKGIKAHAELGGFARWGLDVMKLAAQIGREADLPVYVHFGQLWPTPDGGGLDVDPDTILPQVMDLLRPGDVLAHPFSRHPGGFVEVNGQVHPIVREAMARGLKMDVGHGSHFSFESARKVIEAGFIPDTLGADMHGYNTTVPAPAGTPDSHPDEEEHLFRGKTRFSLVSAMSAMMALGLPLDHVVRMVTVNAAALLRMENELGTLRAGAVADVSVLDDVRGRFVMRDNEGTQVVTDRMLSPAFCLRAGKRFDARAAILPVAQAA is encoded by the coding sequence ATGGCGACGATAGTGTTGAAGGGCGGCCGGATCATCGACCCGGCCAGCGGCACCGACAAGGTGGGTGACCTGCTCGTGCGCGACGGCGCGATCCTGGGCATCGACGTCGAGCCGGGCGGCCTGGCCGAGACGATCGATTGCCGCGGCAAGCTGGTGCTGCCCGGTCTCATCGACACGCACGCGCACGTCTTCCGCTACGTCACGGGCCGCTTCGGGCTGGATCCGGACATGTGCGGGGTGTACTCGGGCGTGACCACGCTGGTGGATCAGGGTGGCCCGAGCTGTATCACGCTGCCGGCGTTCCGCCATTACGTCGCGGAGAAAAGCGAGACGCGCCTGCTGGCTTTCCTGTCGGCGTACCTGGTGGGGGGCCTGGAGGGGCACTACTACCCCGAGCTCTACCGGCCGAGCTGTCTGGACGTGGCCGCCACGGTGAAGTCCGCGCGTGCCAACCTCGACCTGGTCAAGGGCATCAAGGCCCATGCCGAACTGGGCGGATTCGCCCGTTGGGGCCTGGACGTGATGAAGCTGGCCGCACAGATCGGCCGTGAGGCGGACCTGCCCGTCTACGTGCATTTCGGCCAGCTCTGGCCCACGCCGGATGGGGGCGGCCTGGACGTCGATCCCGACACCATCCTGCCGCAGGTCATGGACCTGCTGCGGCCGGGCGACGTACTGGCCCATCCGTTCAGCCGTCATCCCGGCGGCTTCGTCGAGGTCAATGGCCAGGTCCATCCCATCGTGCGCGAAGCGATGGCGCGCGGGTTGAAGATGGACGTGGGCCACGGTTCCCACTTCAGCTTCGAGTCGGCCCGGAAAGTGATCGAGGCAGGTTTCATCCCCGACACGCTGGGTGCGGACATGCACGGCTACAACACGACCGTGCCCGCGCCGGCAGGCACGCCCGACTCGCATCCGGATGAAGAGGAACATCTCTTCCGTGGCAAGACGCGCTTCTCGCTGGTGTCCGCCATGAGCGCGATGATGGCGCTGGGCCTGCCGCTGGACCACGTGGTGCGCATGGTGACGGTGAACGCGGCAGCCTTGCTGCGCATGGAGAACGAACTGGGCACGCTGCGTGCGGGCGCCGTGGCGGACGTCAGCGTGCTGGATGACGTGCGGGGGCGCTTCGTCATGCGTGACAACGAGGGCACGCAGGTCGTGACCGACCGCATGCTCAGCCCGGCTTTCTGCCTGCGCGCTGGCAAGCGCTTCGACGCGCGCGCGGCCATTCTTCCCGTGGCCCAGGCCGCATAG
- a CDS encoding TonB-dependent siderophore receptor translates to MPQALADTRVYDIPAGPLSAVLTRYASEAGVFLVGASELAAGKQSPGVRGRHSVSGGLSAILAGTGLRAESSSPGRYVLREAGAVSELAPVTVTGTAFQESATGPVQGFVATRSAVGTKTDTPILETPQSVSVVGRDALETQGTLNVANGLRYTAGMGAAAYSNGDGNAYDTFTMRGFVVSNGGLLLDGMRLHYNVLDAPVEVYGLERVEVLRGPASMLYGQSGPSGVVNLVSKRPSTEARHEIEVTGGTNDRRQVATDHTGALNDTGTLSYRLTGLLRESGTFVDNGRDDRSFLAPSLTWQPSAATSLTVLASYQKSKGTYYMGLPYSGTVRPNPLGEPSRDTNLGDPRHDYWNSTSKSIGYVLDHAFNESVKLRQSVRYGESALRYGYLFHAAGGGDLPGNRVVARQSVRRLDDTSQLGADTNLSTRWQGLGGEHTTLLGFDYGRSHSDTFNYRGSAPATDLFSPVSGVPGVPSVMALRNSDKVRFEQLGVYAQQQSKFLDRWVVTLSGRQDWAENRALSRVSGLRQKQRDNAFTGRVGLTYLAPRGIAPYVSYATSFEPVGGVTYDGTPFRPTKGEQVEAGIKWQPPGSETLVTLAAYHLTQQNLPTLHPDQVAFPNGRVQTGEVTSKGVELEAATHLTRSLRLRGALTFNHSEITESNVPGEVGRRQPDTPARMASLWVDYRLPDAWVPGLLAGGGVRYVAGTHDGPNLVKTDGYTVYDAMLGYQVQNWKFTLNLMNVFDKRYLSSCYAFACYYGQPRTAMLTANYAW, encoded by the coding sequence ATGCCGCAGGCCTTGGCGGATACCCGCGTCTACGACATTCCGGCCGGCCCGCTGAGCGCCGTGTTGACCCGTTACGCCTCTGAGGCGGGGGTCTTCCTGGTGGGTGCCAGCGAACTGGCTGCCGGCAAGCAGAGCCCTGGCGTTCGAGGCCGTCATAGCGTGTCGGGCGGGCTGTCGGCCATCCTGGCGGGCACGGGCCTGCGGGCCGAATCCAGCTCGCCGGGCCGCTACGTCCTGCGGGAGGCCGGCGCGGTGTCCGAGCTGGCGCCGGTCACGGTCACCGGCACGGCCTTCCAGGAAAGCGCGACGGGGCCGGTGCAAGGTTTCGTCGCCACGCGCAGCGCCGTCGGCACCAAGACCGATACGCCTATTCTGGAGACCCCCCAGTCTGTGTCCGTGGTCGGGCGCGACGCCCTGGAGACCCAGGGCACGCTGAACGTCGCCAATGGCCTGCGCTATACCGCGGGCATGGGCGCTGCAGCCTATTCGAATGGTGACGGTAACGCCTATGACACCTTCACCATGCGCGGCTTCGTTGTGAGCAACGGCGGGTTGCTGCTCGACGGCATGCGGCTGCACTACAACGTGCTGGATGCGCCAGTGGAGGTCTATGGCCTGGAGCGGGTGGAGGTGCTGCGCGGGCCCGCGTCCATGCTCTATGGCCAATCGGGCCCCAGCGGGGTCGTCAACCTGGTGTCCAAACGGCCGAGCACTGAAGCCCGCCACGAGATCGAAGTCACGGGCGGCACGAACGACCGGCGCCAGGTCGCCACGGATCACACCGGCGCGCTGAACGACACGGGCACGTTGAGCTATCGGTTGACGGGGCTGTTGCGCGAAAGCGGCACCTTCGTGGACAACGGCCGCGACGACCGCAGTTTCCTCGCGCCGTCCCTGACCTGGCAGCCCTCGGCCGCCACCAGCCTGACGGTGTTGGCGAGCTACCAGAAGAGCAAGGGCACCTACTACATGGGCCTGCCTTACAGCGGCACGGTACGGCCCAATCCGCTCGGCGAGCCGTCCCGCGATACGAACCTGGGTGACCCGCGCCATGATTACTGGAACTCCACCAGCAAGAGCATCGGCTACGTACTGGATCATGCCTTCAACGAGTCGGTGAAACTGCGCCAATCCGTCCGCTATGGCGAGTCTGCGCTGCGTTATGGCTATCTGTTCCACGCTGCCGGGGGCGGCGACCTGCCGGGCAACCGCGTGGTGGCGCGCCAGTCCGTGCGCCGGCTCGACGACACGAGCCAGTTGGGCGCGGACACGAACCTCAGCACCCGCTGGCAAGGCCTCGGCGGCGAGCACACGACCTTGCTGGGTTTCGATTACGGCCGCAGTCACTCCGATACCTTCAACTATCGTGGGAGTGCGCCTGCGACAGACCTCTTCTCACCGGTATCCGGCGTGCCTGGCGTGCCGTCCGTCATGGCCTTGCGCAACAGCGACAAGGTGCGTTTCGAGCAGTTGGGGGTATATGCCCAGCAGCAAAGCAAGTTCCTGGACCGTTGGGTGGTCACGCTGAGCGGCAGGCAGGACTGGGCGGAGAACCGTGCGCTGAGCCGCGTGAGTGGACTGCGCCAGAAACAGCGCGACAACGCCTTCACGGGCCGCGTGGGCCTGACGTATCTGGCCCCTCGCGGCATTGCGCCTTACGTCAGCTATGCCACCTCGTTCGAGCCCGTGGGCGGCGTGACGTATGACGGAACTCCCTTCAGGCCCACCAAGGGCGAGCAGGTCGAGGCTGGCATCAAGTGGCAGCCCCCGGGCAGTGAAACGCTGGTTACGCTGGCCGCCTATCACCTGACCCAGCAGAACCTGCCCACCTTGCACCCCGACCAGGTGGCCTTCCCCAACGGCCGGGTCCAGACCGGCGAGGTCACCTCCAAGGGCGTCGAACTGGAGGCCGCCACCCACCTCACGCGCAGTCTGCGCCTGCGCGGTGCGCTCACGTTCAACCACAGCGAGATCACCGAGAGCAACGTGCCGGGCGAGGTGGGGCGGCGCCAGCCCGACACGCCGGCGCGAATGGCTTCACTGTGGGTGGACTACCGCCTGCCCGACGCCTGGGTACCGGGACTGCTTGCAGGCGGTGGCGTGCGCTATGTGGCCGGCACCCACGACGGCCCAAATCTGGTCAAGACCGATGGCTATACGGTGTACGACGCGATGCTGGGATACCAGGTGCAAAACTGGAAGTTCACGCTGAACCTGATGAACGTCTTCGACAAGCGCTACCTGAGTTCCTGCTATGCCTTCGCGTGCTACTACGGCCAGCCGCGCACGGCGATGCTGACCGCCAACTACGCCTGGTAG
- a CDS encoding FecR domain-containing protein, whose amino-acid sequence MTMSAVRAQTDGAGPSHRVLAQAAEWYALLQSGDATDADRLRWRAWLDEAAEHAQAWRHVEDISQAFHGLQAAPDPRGAAQGLWEVDARTRQRRRALGGLAAVAASCALGWTAWQDGRPRRLLLANWADHRTGIGETREILLSDGTRVWLNTGSAFNQVYDARQRLLQLVAGEMLIETAPEARRPFVAETPHGSMQALGTRYTVWLDGDETLLAVYEGAVRVRNRAGDSVQIEAGRQLRYGAHSLGETLPADAAREAWRRQVLIAQDISLAEVVAQLGRYRRGHLGVAPEVADLRVFGSFPLQDTDEVLDMLAKALPLRIQRTLPWWVTIEPAGS is encoded by the coding sequence ATGACGATGTCCGCCGTGCGCGCTCAAACCGATGGCGCCGGGCCCAGCCATCGCGTGCTGGCACAGGCCGCGGAGTGGTATGCCTTGCTGCAGTCTGGCGATGCCACCGATGCCGACCGCTTGCGCTGGCGTGCCTGGCTGGACGAGGCCGCCGAGCATGCGCAGGCCTGGCGGCACGTCGAGGACATCAGCCAGGCGTTCCATGGCCTGCAGGCCGCGCCGGACCCGCGCGGCGCGGCGCAAGGCTTGTGGGAAGTGGACGCGCGCACACGCCAACGCCGCCGGGCGCTGGGTGGCCTGGCGGCCGTTGCGGCGAGTTGTGCGCTGGGCTGGACGGCCTGGCAGGACGGCCGGCCGCGCCGCCTGCTGCTGGCCAACTGGGCCGACCATCGCACGGGCATCGGCGAAACGCGCGAGATCCTGCTGAGCGATGGCACGCGCGTGTGGCTGAATACCGGCAGCGCGTTCAACCAGGTCTATGACGCAAGGCAGCGCCTGCTGCAGCTGGTGGCGGGGGAAATGCTGATCGAGACCGCGCCCGAGGCGCGCAGGCCCTTCGTGGCCGAGACGCCGCACGGCAGCATGCAGGCATTGGGCACGCGCTACACGGTCTGGCTGGATGGGGACGAAACGCTGCTGGCCGTGTACGAAGGCGCGGTGCGCGTGCGCAATCGGGCGGGTGACAGCGTGCAGATCGAGGCGGGCCGGCAACTGCGCTATGGCGCCCACAGCCTGGGCGAGACCCTGCCCGCGGACGCGGCGCGCGAAGCCTGGCGACGCCAGGTGCTGATCGCGCAGGATATCTCGCTGGCAGAGGTGGTGGCGCAGCTGGGCCGATACCGCCGCGGCCATCTTGGGGTGGCGCCCGAGGTGGCGGACTTGCGCGTGTTCGGCAGTTTCCCGCTGCAGGACACGGACGAGGTGCTGGATATGCTCGCCAAGGCCTTGCCCTTGCGGATCCAGCGCACGTTGCCGTGGTGGGTGACGATCGAGCCGGCCGGATCTTGA